A stretch of Bordetella petrii DNA encodes these proteins:
- the fghA gene encoding S-formylglutathione hydrolase has translation MADLELISQHRCFGGWQRYYRHASAQIGLPMRFSVYVPPQAGQGRVPVLFYLAGLTSTEETFMIKGGAQRLAAELGLMLVAPDTSPRGAGIAGEDQDWDFGTGAGFYLDATAEPWRAHYRMESYVADELYGIATSQLPGDAQRTGIFGHSMGGHGALVLALRHPRKFRSVSAFAPIAAPMRCPWGQKAFNGYLGADTEAWKAHDASELMARARQPFPRGILVDQGLADGFLAEQLYPEAFEQACRQAGQPLTLRRHADYDHGYYFIATFMHDHLRFHADQL, from the coding sequence ATGGCAGACCTGGAACTGATTTCGCAGCACCGCTGTTTCGGCGGCTGGCAACGCTACTATCGCCATGCCTCGGCGCAGATCGGCCTGCCCATGCGGTTCTCGGTGTATGTGCCGCCGCAGGCCGGGCAGGGCCGCGTGCCGGTCCTGTTCTACCTGGCCGGCCTGACCAGCACCGAAGAAACCTTCATGATCAAGGGCGGGGCGCAGCGGCTGGCCGCCGAACTCGGCCTGATGCTGGTGGCGCCCGACACCAGCCCGCGCGGCGCGGGCATCGCCGGCGAAGACCAGGACTGGGATTTCGGCACCGGCGCGGGCTTCTACCTGGACGCCACCGCCGAGCCGTGGCGCGCCCATTACCGCATGGAAAGCTATGTGGCCGACGAACTGTACGGCATCGCCACCAGCCAGCTGCCCGGCGACGCGCAGCGCACCGGCATCTTCGGCCATTCGATGGGCGGGCACGGCGCGCTGGTGCTGGCGCTGCGCCATCCGCGGAAATTCCGCTCGGTGTCGGCTTTTGCGCCCATTGCGGCGCCCATGCGCTGCCCGTGGGGGCAGAAGGCCTTCAACGGCTACCTGGGGGCCGATACCGAAGCCTGGAAGGCCCATGACGCCAGCGAGCTCATGGCCCGCGCGCGGCAGCCGTTTCCGCGCGGCATCCTGGTCGACCAGGGCCTGGCCGACGGCTTTCTGGCCGAGCAGCTGTACCCCGAAGCCTTCGAACAGGCCTGCCGGCAGGCCGGCCAGCCCCTGACGCTGCGCCGCCACGCCGACTACGACCACGGCTACTACTTCATCGCCACGTTCATGCACGACCATCTTCGTTTCCACGCCGATCAACTTTAG
- a CDS encoding DUF1488 family protein, translated as MSAFAKATRARAQGDDVVFELETGGVTRPFEISGDALRRYFGAADGTGSELLRAFEHAEEKIQALAKKTQWVPSDGPIKLGAGDFDDG; from the coding sequence ATGAGTGCATTCGCCAAAGCCACCCGCGCCCGGGCCCAGGGCGATGACGTAGTCTTCGAACTGGAGACCGGCGGCGTCACCCGGCCGTTCGAGATCTCCGGAGATGCGCTGCGCCGCTATTTCGGCGCTGCCGACGGCACCGGCAGCGAACTGCTGCGCGCCTTCGAGCATGCCGAGGAAAAAATCCAGGCACTTGCAAAAAAGACGCAATGGGTGCCCTCGGACGGCCCCATCAAGCTGGGCGCCGGGGATTTCGACGATGGCTGA